A genome region from Cerasicoccus sp. TK19100 includes the following:
- a CDS encoding ClpP family protease, translated as MIESKAKTPLFDCDDEKSKDAGKGGIQLQMEKKFLEERKIFLWGEVNDESMKTIMEKMLYLEAEKPGEEIKFYINSPGGSITAGMAVYDTMQIISSPISCIVHGMAASMGSILLSGGTKGRRFVFPHARVLIHQPLIMGRIVAPAVDINIQAEEMEKLREELNSILARASGQSIEKIRKDTDRDFYLNAQQSIEYGLADAIFEGPL; from the coding sequence ATGATCGAATCCAAAGCGAAAACTCCACTTTTTGACTGCGACGACGAGAAGAGCAAAGACGCCGGTAAGGGCGGCATCCAGCTGCAGATGGAAAAAAAATTCCTCGAGGAGCGGAAGATTTTTCTCTGGGGCGAAGTCAATGATGAGTCCATGAAGACCATCATGGAAAAAATGCTCTACCTCGAGGCCGAGAAACCCGGCGAGGAGATCAAGTTTTACATCAATAGCCCCGGCGGCTCGATCACCGCAGGCATGGCTGTCTATGACACCATGCAGATCATCAGCTCGCCGATCAGCTGCATCGTCCACGGCATGGCCGCTTCGATGGGCAGCATTCTGCTGTCCGGTGGCACCAAGGGCCGTCGCTTCGTGTTCCCGCACGCCCGCGTGCTCATCCACCAGCCGCTGATCATGGGCCGCATCGTCGCTCCCGCAGTCGATATCAACATCCAGGCCGAGGAGATGGAAAAGCTCCGCGAAGAGCTCAACAGCATCCTCGCCCGTGCCTCCGGCCAATCCATCGAGAAAATTCGCAAGGACACCGACCGCGACTTCTATCTCAACGCCCAACAGTCCATCGAATACGGCTTGGCCGACGCGATCTTCGAAGGCCCGCTCTAA
- a CDS encoding transposase, giving the protein METWLDAGMGSCLLSERPAIETVANARKHFDGKRYHLDHWVIMPNHVHLIVLPFINHALSDILHSWKSFTAKRLNRPSERAGAVWQSESYSRIIRDEAELRHYREYILENPNKAGLDLAEDAIGTDRIDEKLEDK; this is encoded by the coding sequence TTGGAAACCTGGCTCGACGCTGGCATGGGCAGTTGCCTGCTTTCCGAAAGGCCAGCGATTGAAACCGTCGCCAACGCGCGGAAGCATTTCGATGGCAAACGCTACCATCTCGATCATTGGGTGATCATGCCGAATCATGTGCATCTGATCGTGCTTCCCTTCATCAACCATGCGCTATCGGACATTCTTCACTCATGGAAATCCTTCACGGCAAAGCGATTGAATCGGCCGTCCGAACGTGCTGGCGCGGTGTGGCAGAGTGAATCTTACAGTCGAATTATTCGGGATGAAGCTGAGTTGCGGCACTACCGCGAATACATTTTGGAGAATCCCAACAAGGCGGGACTCGATTTAGCGGAAGATGCGATCGGCACTGATCGGATTGATGAAAAACTTGAAGATAAGTGA
- the sufT gene encoding putative Fe-S cluster assembly protein SufT translates to MSANNQRVLSRDVEATVIPAGDKVTLPSGSKVDITHRLGGNFTVVCDYGMFRILGTDADALGEETPDSAKTEAAAGGDDHEGPPSDEAVWDALKSVYDPEIPVNIVDLGLVYSMEVMEEASQYHVSVQMTLTAPGCGMGPAIAEDAKGRVESVPGVTSAQVDIVWDPPWTQDMITEEGKMELGLI, encoded by the coding sequence ATGAGCGCCAACAACCAGCGAGTTCTCTCCCGCGACGTCGAAGCCACGGTCATCCCGGCCGGTGACAAGGTCACCCTGCCCAGCGGCTCCAAAGTCGACATCACGCACCGCCTCGGCGGCAACTTTACCGTCGTCTGCGATTACGGCATGTTCCGCATTCTCGGGACCGACGCCGACGCCCTTGGCGAGGAAACACCCGACTCCGCCAAGACCGAAGCCGCGGCTGGCGGCGACGACCACGAGGGACCGCCCTCGGACGAAGCCGTCTGGGATGCACTCAAATCTGTTTACGACCCGGAAATCCCGGTCAACATCGTCGACCTGGGCCTGGTTTACTCCATGGAAGTCATGGAAGAGGCCAGCCAATACCATGTTTCCGTGCAAATGACGCTCACCGCGCCCGGCTGCGGCATGGGCCCGGCCATCGCCGAAGACGCCAAAGGCCGCGTCGAGTCGGTGCCCGGCGTCACCTCCGCCCAAGTGGACATCGTCTGGGACCCACCCTGGACCCAAGACATGATCACCGAAGAGGGCAAAATGGAGCTGGGCCTGATCTAG
- a CDS encoding mechanosensitive ion channel family protein — translation MLSAIMQPHKLLALIICLIIAQPALLLAQEEDYNPVTPYEDPTEILDLLSELSATDDEHLSEAYQLHPANTSSPRDTMISFMKMTQRFHDLISSENYSPQDRVEVFHLFGQMQDFFDLRNIAPSLRADYASASAIYLREVIDRVGLPPIDKIPDERIMQQAIKNGFPARWQLPEMPFEIIRVDSGDEEGHYVFSQETIEEVKPLFNEIRDMPYKTKAAEDFYYYFFLTPNPVIPSEWIDNLPDWALLDFYEQTVWQWASMFIVIVLAGLSVWLMQLIISRISRKMAPTARHAIHLIIPAYAIGICYFAYDLIDDKIFITGDVFQVVVYVAYSIILISAIIITYMIGTLVADLAVKAERYRYQSFDSHLMRIGIRIVSIIICLAILIKGLQHVGFSLATVIAGAGVTGLAIALAAQSMLRNIFGGLMILLDKPFRVGQRVKIEGADGSVEEIGLRSTKIRLLNGHVTTIPNERVADASIENIGMRPYIRRVSSITITYDTPQEKIPLAVQIIREILALPEGEAPGESQEHPNERINQPDFPPRVFFNEFNADSLNILMMYWFHPPLYWDFMEFSQRVNEEIMRRFAEAGIEFAFPTQTIHLAGEKVAPFPQIEAAAPEPKPESENSQS, via the coding sequence ATGCTAAGCGCCATCATGCAGCCGCATAAACTATTGGCATTGATCATTTGCCTCATCATTGCCCAGCCCGCGCTATTGCTGGCACAAGAAGAGGATTACAACCCGGTCACTCCCTACGAAGATCCGACTGAAATCCTCGATCTCCTGAGCGAGCTCTCCGCCACCGATGACGAACATTTAAGCGAAGCCTACCAACTGCACCCGGCCAACACCAGCAGCCCGCGCGACACCATGATCAGCTTCATGAAAATGACGCAGCGCTTTCATGACTTGATCTCCAGCGAGAACTATTCTCCCCAAGATCGCGTGGAAGTATTCCATCTCTTCGGGCAGATGCAGGACTTCTTTGATTTGCGCAACATCGCACCGTCCCTCCGTGCCGACTACGCCTCGGCCAGTGCGATCTATTTGCGTGAAGTGATCGACCGCGTCGGCCTGCCACCCATCGACAAAATTCCCGACGAGCGCATCATGCAACAGGCGATTAAGAACGGTTTCCCGGCGCGGTGGCAATTGCCGGAAATGCCGTTTGAAATCATCCGCGTCGATAGCGGCGATGAGGAGGGCCACTACGTCTTCAGCCAGGAAACTATCGAAGAGGTGAAACCACTCTTCAACGAAATCCGTGACATGCCCTACAAGACCAAGGCTGCGGAAGATTTCTATTACTATTTTTTCCTGACGCCCAACCCGGTTATCCCGTCGGAGTGGATTGATAACCTGCCGGACTGGGCACTATTGGATTTCTACGAGCAGACCGTCTGGCAGTGGGCTTCAATGTTCATTGTCATCGTCCTGGCCGGGCTATCCGTTTGGCTAATGCAGCTCATCATTAGCCGCATTAGTAGGAAAATGGCACCCACCGCACGCCACGCGATTCACCTCATCATCCCAGCCTACGCGATCGGAATTTGTTATTTTGCCTACGACCTGATCGACGACAAAATTTTTATCACTGGAGATGTGTTCCAGGTGGTCGTTTATGTGGCTTATTCGATCATCCTGATTTCTGCCATTATCATCACCTACATGATTGGCACGCTGGTGGCCGACCTCGCCGTCAAAGCAGAACGCTACCGTTACCAAAGCTTCGATTCTCATCTGATGCGTATCGGCATTCGCATCGTCAGCATCATCATTTGCCTGGCGATATTAATCAAAGGCCTGCAGCACGTCGGCTTCTCCCTGGCCACCGTGATCGCGGGTGCCGGCGTAACGGGTCTGGCCATCGCGCTCGCCGCCCAAAGCATGCTGCGCAATATTTTTGGCGGCTTGATGATCTTGCTCGATAAGCCCTTCCGCGTAGGGCAGCGCGTTAAAATAGAGGGTGCTGACGGATCCGTCGAAGAGATCGGCCTGCGCTCGACCAAGATTCGCCTGCTCAACGGCCACGTAACCACGATCCCCAACGAGAGAGTCGCCGATGCCTCCATTGAAAACATCGGCATGCGCCCCTACATCCGCCGCGTGTCGAGCATAACCATCACCTACGACACGCCACAGGAGAAAATCCCGCTCGCAGTCCAGATCATCCGCGAAATCCTGGCCTTGCCCGAGGGGGAAGCGCCTGGCGAGAGTCAGGAGCACCCCAATGAACGCATTAACCAACCGGACTTTCCGCCCCGGGTGTTCTTTAACGAATTCAACGCCGACTCGCTCAACATCCTGATGATGTACTGGTTCCACCCGCCCCTGTATTGGGATTTCATGGAGTTCAGCCAGCGCGTGAACGAGGAAATCATGCGTCGCTTCGCCGAAGCGGGCATCGAGTTTGCATTTCCGACGCAAACGATTCATCTTGCGGGTGAAAAGGTGGCGCCCTTTCCTCAAATCGAGGCTGCCGCCCCTGAGCCAAAGCCAGAATCAGAAAATTCCCAATCATGA
- a CDS encoding LacI family DNA-binding transcriptional regulator, with protein sequence MRQIAKQLGVSIATVSRALNHDPRVKPETRERIERLAEELGYEPDPALSALNAYRHESQRHAFRGTLAWLTNYPEPEGWRSVPTSVRLHDHLKDLAPKRGYNLDEFWLNADEMPARRLDQVLRSRGVRGIFLSSLPVGVNEIMFPWEGYSVVSLSETVQRPQTHSIQKSTYFDVRRCVRRLVEAGYRRPILAVHDRFHRGMQGVHQGAFYAATQEYLGYDCPCHVAPIAEFHQRVEGWARDFQADCLLSSLAPPVDYESHRIPWIGFTGDLHPSHQAAIVHDFRNLAKAALDIMVVKIQHSEFGLPEAPLILRIAGKWTENGLQRRS encoded by the coding sequence ATGCGGCAGATAGCCAAGCAGCTTGGCGTCAGCATCGCCACGGTGTCGCGTGCGCTTAATCACGACCCGCGGGTGAAGCCGGAGACGCGTGAGCGCATCGAGCGGCTGGCGGAAGAGCTCGGCTATGAGCCCGATCCGGCGCTGTCGGCGCTCAATGCCTACCGCCACGAGTCGCAGCGCCATGCCTTTCGCGGAACGCTGGCTTGGCTGACGAATTACCCGGAGCCCGAGGGCTGGCGCAGCGTCCCGACGAGTGTGCGCCTGCACGACCACCTAAAAGACCTCGCCCCCAAGCGCGGCTACAACCTGGATGAATTTTGGCTGAACGCCGATGAGATGCCCGCGCGCCGATTGGACCAGGTGCTGCGCTCCCGGGGCGTGCGCGGCATATTTCTGTCCTCACTGCCGGTCGGCGTGAACGAAATCATGTTCCCATGGGAGGGCTACAGTGTCGTCTCTCTCAGCGAGACCGTGCAGCGCCCGCAAACCCACAGCATTCAAAAGAGCACGTATTTCGACGTGCGGCGCTGTGTGCGTCGGCTGGTCGAGGCGGGTTATCGCCGGCCAATTCTGGCTGTGCACGATCGCTTCCACCGTGGGATGCAGGGCGTTCACCAAGGCGCGTTTTACGCCGCGACCCAGGAGTATCTGGGCTACGATTGCCCCTGCCACGTAGCTCCGATAGCCGAGTTTCATCAGCGCGTGGAGGGCTGGGCGAGAGATTTCCAAGCGGATTGTCTGCTCAGCTCGCTCGCTCCGCCAGTGGATTACGAGTCGCACCGCATTCCGTGGATCGGCTTTACGGGAGATCTGCATCCCAGCCATCAGGCCGCCATCGTGCACGATTTCCGCAACCTCGCCAAGGCAGCGCTGGATATCATGGTGGTGAAAATCCAGCATTCCGAGTTTGGCCTGCCGGAGGCACCGCTCATCCTGCGTATCGCGGGTAAGTGGACCGAAAATGGCCTGCAACGCCGGAGCTAG
- a CDS encoding PEP-CTERM sorting domain-containing protein (PEP-CTERM proteins occur, often in large numbers, in the proteomes of bacteria that also encode an exosortase, a predicted intramembrane cysteine proteinase. The presence of a PEP-CTERM domain at a protein's C-terminus predicts cleavage within the sorting domain, followed by covalent anchoring to some some component of the (usually Gram-negative) cell surface. Many PEP-CTERM proteins exhibit an unusual sequence composition that includes large numbers of potential glycosylation sites. Expression of one such protein has been shown restore the ability of a bacterium to form floc, a type of biofilm.) yields the protein MFTLKQISGVALTLAASFSLQAVVIFQEDFNGTPGSNLDGTTPTITTGGATWNANPVFDADGSVADTADGGAWLAFAPQAGEIYQLTASFDVTGGGTNWLSLGFADTTADQRAVITGYTSYLQRNNANVVTFTGLGVSAGRIDYDGVLSNANVTVTMVLDATDASSSNWTVSIFAEDSLGNTVSRPASLVGSGNYDDISAVGFSVNEGASAQISSFELSTIPEPQTTALMLGALAMGVLLVMRRRQSGR from the coding sequence ATGTTTACACTTAAGCAAATCTCGGGCGTCGCGCTTACTTTGGCCGCGTCTTTCAGCCTCCAAGCCGTCGTGATCTTCCAAGAGGATTTTAACGGAACACCCGGCTCGAACCTCGATGGCACGACGCCGACAATCACTACTGGTGGCGCGACCTGGAATGCCAATCCGGTTTTTGACGCCGATGGTTCCGTGGCCGATACGGCCGACGGCGGGGCCTGGCTGGCTTTCGCTCCGCAGGCCGGCGAGATTTATCAACTCACGGCAAGCTTCGATGTCACCGGCGGCGGCACGAACTGGCTGAGTCTGGGCTTTGCCGACACCACTGCCGACCAGCGCGCGGTGATTACGGGCTACACTTCCTATTTGCAGCGCAACAACGCCAACGTGGTAACCTTTACCGGCTTGGGCGTCTCGGCGGGCCGCATTGATTACGACGGCGTGCTGAGCAATGCCAACGTAACCGTCACCATGGTGCTGGATGCGACGGATGCCTCTTCGTCGAACTGGACAGTGTCGATCTTCGCCGAAGACTCATTGGGCAACACCGTCTCACGCCCGGCCTCCTTGGTGGGCAGCGGCAACTACGACGACATTTCCGCCGTTGGTTTCAGCGTCAACGAAGGTGCGTCCGCGCAAATCTCCAGCTTCGAGCTGAGCACAATTCCCGAGCCGCAGACGACTGCCCTGATGCTCGGCGCGCTGGCCATGGGCGTATTGCTCGTGATGCGTCGTCGCCAGAGTGGTCGCTAA
- the sufD gene encoding Fe-S cluster assembly protein SufD codes for MSVVTTTPDTEKFTEENFRHHLDAFWLNAPWVQELKEENWTRFQELPMPTRSDERYRFTDIRKLKLEGYRPAQEPSEAKKADAIERSNIVSNYAGKLVFGDNYLLEFQGVSEELASKGVIWMPLQRAVLEHPELVKKYFLEEENLLGSEKLLALHNAFFHGGSFLYVPKGVEIEKPLCAYYWSADCNEAIFPHTLLVAEDNAKVDFVDYYGSLDEGCCSTLSCGVGTIYAGQGAQVFRKIVQNFNEECLSVQLEANIANRDSQVKTIAVNLGSKYARLQNHTRIVGPGADVKMYGLTIGRDEQEFDQRTLQIHEAPNAVSDLLFKNALLDDSRTIFSGLIKVAKDAQQTDAYQTNRNLLLSKTAEANSLPGLEIEANDVKCSHGATTGQVDENELFYLMARGIPRETAYQLLVFGFFEEIIEKISNEELRENVRKLVQKKFAS; via the coding sequence ATGTCTGTCGTCACGACCACACCTGACACCGAAAAATTCACCGAGGAAAACTTCCGCCACCACCTGGATGCCTTCTGGTTGAACGCGCCCTGGGTGCAGGAGCTCAAGGAAGAAAACTGGACGCGCTTTCAAGAGCTGCCGATGCCCACCCGCAGCGACGAGCGCTACCGCTTTACGGACATTCGCAAGCTCAAGCTCGAGGGCTACCGCCCGGCGCAGGAGCCCAGTGAAGCCAAGAAAGCCGACGCCATTGAGCGCAGCAACATCGTCAGCAACTACGCTGGCAAGCTCGTCTTTGGCGACAACTACCTGCTGGAGTTCCAGGGCGTCAGCGAAGAGCTCGCCAGCAAGGGCGTCATCTGGATGCCGCTCCAGCGAGCGGTACTGGAGCACCCGGAGCTAGTTAAAAAGTATTTCCTCGAAGAGGAGAATCTACTCGGCTCGGAAAAGCTGCTGGCACTGCACAACGCGTTCTTCCACGGCGGCAGTTTCCTCTACGTCCCCAAGGGCGTGGAAATCGAAAAGCCGCTTTGCGCCTACTACTGGTCAGCTGATTGCAACGAAGCCATTTTCCCGCACACCTTGCTCGTGGCTGAAGACAACGCCAAGGTCGACTTTGTGGATTACTACGGCAGCCTCGACGAAGGTTGCTGCTCCACCCTCTCCTGCGGCGTCGGCACGATCTACGCCGGCCAGGGTGCCCAGGTCTTCCGCAAGATCGTTCAGAATTTCAACGAGGAATGCCTCTCCGTTCAACTGGAGGCCAACATCGCCAACCGCGACAGCCAGGTGAAGACCATCGCCGTCAACCTCGGCTCTAAGTATGCGCGTTTGCAGAACCACACCCGCATCGTGGGCCCCGGCGCCGATGTCAAAATGTATGGCCTGACCATTGGCCGCGACGAGCAGGAGTTTGACCAACGCACGCTGCAAATCCACGAAGCGCCCAACGCCGTGAGCGACCTGCTCTTTAAGAACGCGCTGCTCGACGACTCGCGCACGATTTTCTCCGGCCTGATCAAGGTCGCCAAGGACGCTCAGCAGACCGACGCGTATCAAACCAATCGCAACCTGCTGCTCTCCAAAACCGCCGAGGCCAACAGCCTTCCCGGCCTGGAGATCGAGGCCAACGACGTGAAGTGCTCCCACGGTGCCACCACCGGCCAGGTCGACGAAAACGAGCTCTTCTATCTGATGGCGCGCGGCATCCCCCGCGAGACCGCCTACCAGCTGCTGGTCTTTGGTTTCTTTGAGGAAATCATCGAAAAAATCAGCAACGAAGAGCTCCGCGAAAACGTCCGCAAGCTCGTCCAAAAGAAGTTCGCCAGCTAG
- the sufB gene encoding Fe-S cluster assembly protein SufB, with amino-acid sequence MSTEAPEINIDRSKGDFSYAEDYAYDAGIGLSPDTIDYISKVKGEEAWVNEFRHKALKIFQDKPMPTHWASKDLDSIKFEDVRYYLSKGQKPSRTWDDVPDDVKETFERLGIPEQERAFLAGVEAQFDSEAAYSRMKEEMEKLGVIFVGPHEGLHEHPEIFKKFFGKVIPIGDNKFSALNSACFSGGSFIYVPKGVKVAQPLQAYFRINAENFGQFERTLIIADEGSEVTYMEGCTAPKFETATLHSAVVELVALKGAKIQYITVQNWSNNVFNLVTKRGMAEEDAEIRWIDCNIGSRLTMKYPGVVLKGERARGEVISIALANDGQHQDTGAKMIHAASNTTSNVISKSISIGEGRSTYRGQVHIPKRLSNCKNNTECDALLINTNSRTDTYPAITVRGDHNSVQHEASVSKVSAEQIFYMQQRGLEEGEAMSLAVNGFINDLAREFPMEYSVELKRLIDLEMEGSVG; translated from the coding sequence ATGAGCACCGAAGCACCAGAAATTAACATCGACCGCAGCAAGGGAGATTTCTCCTATGCCGAAGATTACGCCTACGACGCCGGCATCGGCCTCTCGCCCGACACCATTGACTACATTTCCAAGGTCAAGGGCGAGGAAGCGTGGGTAAACGAGTTTCGCCACAAGGCGCTGAAGATCTTTCAGGACAAGCCCATGCCGACCCACTGGGCGAGCAAAGACCTCGACTCCATCAAGTTCGAGGACGTCCGCTACTACCTCTCCAAGGGGCAAAAGCCATCCCGCACCTGGGACGACGTGCCGGACGACGTTAAGGAAACCTTCGAGCGCCTGGGCATCCCCGAGCAGGAGCGCGCCTTCCTCGCTGGCGTGGAAGCACAGTTCGACTCCGAGGCCGCCTACTCCCGCATGAAGGAGGAGATGGAAAAGCTCGGCGTGATCTTTGTCGGCCCCCATGAAGGCCTCCACGAGCACCCCGAAATTTTCAAGAAATTCTTCGGCAAGGTCATCCCGATCGGCGACAACAAGTTCTCCGCGCTGAACAGCGCCTGCTTCTCCGGCGGCAGCTTCATCTACGTGCCCAAGGGCGTGAAGGTAGCGCAACCGCTGCAGGCCTACTTCCGCATCAACGCGGAAAACTTCGGCCAGTTCGAGCGCACGCTGATCATCGCCGACGAGGGCTCGGAAGTCACCTACATGGAGGGCTGCACCGCACCGAAGTTTGAGACCGCCACCCTGCACTCGGCCGTCGTGGAGCTCGTTGCCCTCAAGGGTGCGAAGATCCAATACATCACCGTGCAAAACTGGTCCAACAACGTCTTCAACCTCGTCACCAAGCGTGGCATGGCCGAGGAAGATGCCGAGATCCGCTGGATCGACTGCAACATCGGCAGCCGCCTGACGATGAAATACCCCGGCGTCGTGCTCAAGGGCGAGCGCGCCCGCGGTGAAGTCATTTCCATCGCATTGGCCAACGACGGTCAGCACCAAGACACCGGCGCGAAGATGATCCACGCCGCCTCGAACACGACCTCGAACGTCATTTCGAAGTCGATCTCCATCGGCGAAGGCCGCAGCACCTACCGCGGCCAGGTCCACATTCCCAAGCGGCTGTCCAACTGCAAGAACAACACCGAGTGCGACGCGTTGCTCATCAACACCAACTCGCGCACCGACACCTACCCGGCGATCACCGTCCGCGGCGACCACAACTCCGTCCAGCACGAGGCCAGCGTCTCCAAGGTCAGCGCCGAGCAGATCTTCTACATGCAGCAGCGCGGCCTCGAAGAGGGCGAAGCGATGTCGCTCGCGGTCAACGGCTTCATCAACGACCTCGCCCGCGAATTCCCGATGGAATACTCCGTCGAGCTGAAGCGCCTGATCGACCTGGAAATGGAAGGCTCGGTTGGCTAA
- a CDS encoding type 1 glutamine amidotransferase domain-containing protein, with amino-acid sequence MTETVQMIILFIVTSMGTMGDGSDKPTGAWLEEVTTPYYAFVDAGYEVVVASPEGGAMPIDPRSLEGRGVTESVKRYQADEQAQALFASTLKLDDVVGNDFDAVFIPGGHGPMFDLANNMEVSMIVVQHYGVGKPVAAVCHGPAGLLTATDDYGNWIFAGSEVTGFSNAEEDAVGLTDEMPFLLEDKIVELGGKYVRVKNFEPNVIVDGNLITGQNPASAEGAAKAVIDRLENKQPQMVRRRVMPKKPANAGTTE; translated from the coding sequence ATGACCGAAACCGTCCAGATGATCATCCTGTTCATCGTCACCAGCATGGGGACGATGGGAGATGGCAGTGATAAGCCTACCGGTGCCTGGCTGGAGGAAGTCACCACGCCGTACTATGCGTTTGTCGACGCGGGTTACGAAGTGGTGGTCGCCTCCCCCGAGGGTGGCGCGATGCCCATCGACCCGCGTAGCCTCGAAGGCCGCGGCGTCACGGAATCCGTCAAGCGCTACCAGGCCGACGAGCAGGCCCAGGCCTTGTTCGCCAGCACCCTGAAGCTCGACGACGTGGTTGGCAACGACTTCGACGCCGTGTTCATCCCCGGTGGGCACGGCCCGATGTTCGACTTGGCCAACAATATGGAGGTCAGCATGATTGTCGTGCAGCACTACGGCGTGGGTAAGCCCGTTGCCGCGGTTTGCCACGGCCCCGCTGGCCTACTCACCGCGACTGACGACTACGGCAACTGGATTTTCGCCGGCAGCGAAGTGACCGGCTTCTCCAATGCCGAAGAGGACGCCGTTGGCCTGACCGACGAAATGCCATTTCTGCTCGAAGACAAAATCGTCGAGCTGGGCGGCAAATACGTCCGCGTGAAAAACTTCGAGCCCAATGTCATTGTCGACGGCAACCTGATCACCGGGCAGAACCCGGCCTCCGCCGAAGGCGCTGCCAAGGCCGTGATCGACAGGCTGGAGAATAAACAACCGCAAATGGTTCGCCGCCGCGTCATGCCTAAAAAACCAGCCAATGCTGGCACCACCGAATAA
- a CDS encoding four helix bundle protein codes for MATWTTFEEIDAWQKARTLTRNVYTATNQGSAAKDYGLRDQIQRSSVSVMSNIAEGFARGGVKEFLNFLHIARGSLAEVKSQLYVLLDVGHIGQAQFENIYNDASMTEVRINGLIKYLRNTDFRGAKFQTSEPEQPFELYERTNITNLS; via the coding sequence ATGGCAACGTGGACGACATTCGAGGAGATTGACGCCTGGCAGAAAGCCCGGACGCTGACTCGTAATGTCTATACGGCTACCAATCAGGGTAGTGCCGCTAAAGATTACGGACTGCGAGATCAAATTCAGCGCAGCAGCGTTTCGGTAATGTCTAACATTGCCGAAGGATTTGCCCGTGGCGGGGTAAAGGAATTTCTAAACTTCCTGCACATCGCTCGCGGCTCCCTGGCTGAAGTTAAAAGCCAACTCTACGTCTTGCTGGACGTGGGGCACATCGGCCAAGCACAATTCGAGAATATCTACAACGATGCTTCGATGACCGAGGTCCGCATCAACGGCCTCATCAAGTATCTGCGGAATACAGATTTTCGCGGTGCTAAATTTCAAACCAGCGAACCCGAACAACCTTTCGAACTTTACGAACGTACGAACATTACGAACCTTTCATGA
- the sufC gene encoding Fe-S cluster assembly ATPase SufC, whose product MSLEIQNLNVNIGEKQILRDFSLEVPAGEVHAIMGPNGTGKSTLAKALAGHEDYDITSGQALLDGENIVGMEPDEIARLGLFIAFQYPVEIPGVTIANFIRAALQARLEEGEKIVATEYYKQLRAIMDELKIDRSFSARSVNDGFSGGEKKRCEILQMKMLDPKYVIMDETDSGLDIDALKVVAEGVNNMRSPDRGFLVITHYQRLLDYIVPDVVHIMWDGRIVKTGDKSLALEMEAKGYDWVKEEFAGATA is encoded by the coding sequence ATGTCACTCGAAATCCAGAACCTCAACGTCAACATCGGCGAAAAGCAGATCCTGCGCGACTTCTCCCTGGAAGTGCCCGCAGGCGAAGTCCATGCGATCATGGGCCCCAACGGCACGGGTAAGAGCACCCTGGCCAAGGCCCTCGCCGGTCACGAAGACTATGATATCACTAGCGGTCAGGCCCTGCTCGACGGCGAAAACATCGTCGGCATGGAGCCAGACGAAATTGCCCGCCTCGGCCTGTTCATCGCCTTCCAGTATCCGGTGGAAATTCCCGGCGTGACCATCGCCAACTTCATCCGCGCGGCCCTGCAGGCACGCCTGGAAGAGGGCGAAAAAATCGTCGCCACCGAGTATTACAAGCAGCTTCGCGCCATCATGGACGAGCTAAAAATCGACCGCAGCTTCTCCGCCCGCTCCGTCAACGACGGCTTCTCCGGCGGTGAAAAGAAACGCTGCGAAATTTTGCAGATGAAGATGCTCGACCCGAAGTATGTCATCATGGACGAGACCGACTCTGGCCTCGACATCGACGCGCTGAAGGTCGTCGCCGAGGGCGTTAACAACATGCGTTCTCCCGACCGTGGCTTCCTCGTCATCACCCACTACCAACGCCTGCTCGACTACATCGTGCCAGACGTGGTCCACATTATGTGGGACGGACGCATCGTCAAAACCGGCGACAAGAGCCTGGCCCTCGAAATGGAAGCCAAGGGCTACGATTGGGTGAAGGAGGAGTTTGCCGGCGCTACTGCGTAG